Part of the Lytechinus variegatus isolate NC3 chromosome 16, Lvar_3.0, whole genome shotgun sequence genome, TACtgatctagtcaatttgaccCATTTGTCAGGGAAGGGCACACATTAATACCTCAAATTTCTTtacaaatttatcaaataacaaGTAAATATGCACTTTCAAATACTTTTATAGTTTGTTAAAATATGAACTGAGCAACTACAGGTTAAACAAATCACAATTGATTTTTCATGCAATCTTTATTAAACCACCATAGACCTATACAACGTTGTGACTGAACCGTAAAAACTTTCAAACTTTACATTTTATGATACGAATTGCATCATCgatttaaaacattttcaacgcaggtgccgtggccgagtggtctaaggcgcctggctattcattgaaagtccggggttcgatccccggccacggcacctctgGTTTTTACCCTCcattcaaatgaatgaaaatgcttTATTTACCGTGGTAAACACTGGGGTGGGGATActacaaatacaaataaaaaacgGGACAACTTTAAAACTGCTCACTctccccccccataaaaaacgTTTAATGTTTAGGGAAACTCCTTTATATTTCACTGTAGTACTGTACTCAAAACTGAGACCATTTTAAAAATCTATGTTACAGTCGCTTTCAGGTCAAGCTGTTTATGATATTCATAGGGCGTCTTCATGTCCGCTAAAATTAGACGTCGCTTGTAGAAGAAAGCGGCGACCGCCGTTAACACTATGAGGACGACGACGATGACGAGGAGACAAATAACGACGATACCGAATGTTTTCCACCACCGTAGCGATTCGTCTCTGCAAGAAGGTAATGTTTTATTCCAATTGTGATGGGGCTGTTGATTACCTGCATGAAGACATTATCGACAATAATATAAAGGTCATTCACAAATTTCTGACATTACGAAACTATTAAACtatcatttaataataataatatgtgatttgtaatgggccaaatccactcggcagagtgcccaaggcgcagtgaaagaaagaaagagtacAAATATATTAGTAATAGATTCAGAAACAAGCAAGAATATAGGAAGCATTTGAATAGACGAGTCTTAAGTCTTATTTCTATCAAGCTTTGAGAATAAATCCCTTGAAACATGTAAAAGATTAGTTTCTGATCAAGAGAGCCTCATAgtctcattcattcatacatacatatactGAATCAAAATTATGGAAAATTGACTCATACAAAACTGAAAGATGACAGAAACATTATAGAACATCAATATTCCAAGTCGAATCGTGCTGTAAttaaaatttgttatgaaataaagatttataGAAAAGGTAGCTTGTTTTGAATGCCAAGTTCGTTTTCTATTATGACTACAGTATTGCAGTTCGACTGCTAATAATTTGGTCCTCATATGTAATTAGATGACTGACTCTTGgacctcgtcttacaaagagttgcgaacGATCCAATCGATCacatctatggaaagccagcaatgtcaaacCTCTAAACTGcatgttttctttcaaaatattttccagatatGATGCACATTCAGAAATTTATTGCTTTATATATAGAAAATTCAATTTGCTTCTTTTtgcttacaaaggacattgtgcaaatttcctggatAGAACAAAAAACATAACATTGATGCATTTCCATACAGTTTAGGTTGATTGTATCAATCGTAACTTTCTATTAATTAGGGAATTATTACGTGAGAGATAATATATTTATTGTCATGTTCCAAATGTAGATTGCATTGTTCATGTtaaatttatataatttgttttgtttatcattttgcATGGCATGTAAACAAGAAGAATTTCCAATTATGgacaataaataaatacttaTACTTTGTATaagtataattattttatacttATTTAAGATTGGGCCCTGATATTTTTCGCgccgcaacttttttttaaatctttaacATTATCGAACAAGGCCGTTATTTCACAGctttaaaaagaacaagaaatttttatcattaagaTAATGCGAGTTACAGATGACGATTCTAGAAGGTGCCAAGGTTAGGGATCTCTTGACACATCTGacttctgggccccgtcttacaaagagttacgattgatccaaccATTGTAACTTTATGGAagtccatcaatgtcataatttttctacaggaaatttgcgcAATCTCCGTCGTAAACAGAGAGAATCACAcagaatcttcaagagaatgataaatgtatgaatatgcatcatagaaaatattttaaacaaacatgcatgtatgcTAGATGTtaatgttgctggccgtccatagttgttgttgatcggatcaatcgcaatcGTAAGACGGGGCCATGGCCCTGTCTCACAAATAGTTCGAATTCATCTCAACTATGAAAAGCCATCAATGCCATAattaatttatgataaaaatttgcacaaaatatGTCTCtttgaaaagaaggaagagCACGCTAAATTGTCAAAACAATTAtgtaatatgaaacatttcGACCGGACATATATGGGTTGcagctggctttccatagctgtGATCGATATGATCAAtggtaactctttgtgagacggggTCCAGATGTTCAGAGTGTAAAAGTGTTGattgataatgattaaaaacaagttTAGAACTGGGGAaccattttaatgttttatacaATTAATGGAAAGCTTACAATACTTGATAGAAGACAAGATGGACGataacagaaaataaaaacGAGTCCACATGGGATCGTAATCGGATCGCACGGTGTGTGGCGGGCTTTAAGCTAACAAAGCATTGCAGACagacaaaactaaaaaaaagtaattttgcaATTACAATAGAGCacaaaacacgtaaaaatgcaacaaaaaagAGGTGTTTATCAACAgcagtttttaaaaatatttaaatttaagaGAGGAGAAGTAACACAAAAGACTTGATtacgatttttttcttttgaaaaataaaaagaaagaactgGATTAggatctaataaaaaaaaagagttaatggtaataataatactaaaagACAGGGCCTATCAAGaggcaaatttaaaaaaatcaatggagaTAATTTCTTTTAGATTGCCAAGATTGAATAGGTGGGGGGCAGAAAATAGGTGGTGGTGATTTGTTTGTGTGTGGTAGCCTGTATGGTGAAGGGGCTGGTTTGCGAGCAATAAGAAAGAGTTTGAAAACAGCTTTATATAAGAATGCATGGGGTAGTGAAGGAGACAATTTAAaaaacggagataaaatatcaAAAGCAGGACAGGGAGACTCAAagcaaaagaagaaagagaattaaaataagaggtggtggagaagaagaagaaggaaaagaagaagaagaagaagaaaaagaagaaggaggaggaggagaaggggaaggaggaggagaagaataaggaggagaagaaggaggacaagaagaagaataagaagaagacatgaaaagaagaaaaatacgaagaaaaaagaagacTGCGAAGAATAAAAACAACTACAAGGGCAACAACAACACCAGCTATAACaagaataacaacaaaataaggaaaagaagaaggggagACAGGTGTTTTCTTTAgggggatgaaaatattgatatatagaAATTGTGTGCCACATCTTCGTGCAAGAGCTCCAGGCCCTAAACTAATCACAAACACTTTTCTACATGAGTTGCCTCGACAAGAAACTTTGCAGTGCGGTGGATGTAGACGAAGAGGGCGACATTCTTCAAAGCCGTGCGTGTCGTGTTCGGTGAGTGCACAATTCGCCTCAAAAACTTACCAACCATTTGTGTCGTTGGATAAATGGGCACTCGCCAGCTCCTGGGAACTCGCCAGCCCCAGGTGAAAATTTGTGACAGAATTCTGTGATGGGGTGGAGGCGTGGAGTTGATATCTGACAAAAGTCTCCCGGGATGCATTGACGATTTGAAGTTCTGACATCAGGTACCCAGGCCTTTCACTTCTGAATTGTacgataattaaaaaaaaggacaaCGAAAATTGAGCATTGGaagcaaaaaggaaaaaaaacgaCAATAATCGAATCGAAATTACTATAATCTATTAACTAAAAAAGCATTATCATTTCACAAGGATATGGAATATTTCAAAAGAGGCAAGCCACTTTTAAGATATGAGGACAAGAACCGATTGTGGCCCAATCCTCTTCCGACGGTTCTTTTCAGGTTTTTGAACTTGAAAAAATACTGAATGCATTCCGTAAAACCAAAAGACATCATAACTTATTACCAGTGGCGTTACGAAAaacaaaatggggggggggcagacatgGCGTTGTAATGGGCAAAGTCAGTTCTACAAAGTTGAGAGTGAGCAAAGCGAGAGAgcaaaaaacaatgttttttataCGAAACCCTCATTTGTGTGATGGATTTCaatataatattcagaaaatactATTTTCTGCCCTTTTACATGACGATAACATAACTTGCCATGACGACATTATATGACTTAATAATTATGCCAACTTGTTAAGATAAtgtatctcgtcatgtcgacattaCAGGGCTATTAAGTCGACATTACAAGATAAAATATATCTCGTGAAGATGATGTCACCACAAAGTTAATGCACGCTGGTTAGGCACATTATTTACCTTGTGTTAATTTCGTGAATGACCACGCCTTCGAGATCCTCACTGACGTAATCGGGGAAATCCCATTCTCCAAGGTATTCCATGGTCCAATATGAGTAGCTAGAAGCGACAGCCTTCTCTCCGACATAGATCTCGCAGCGGAAGGTGACGTCGGATCCGAGCTCGGCCGTGTGATTGGCGCAGAGGTCGCCGGCGACAACGATGGGTGGAGGAGGGGGCGGAGCAGCTGTATGAAACGCGTGgaaatatcaatattcaaaatgattattgattaaaaaacgaaaaaaaatctataaagtAGGATTGGTGATTGCATCTACGGAGGTGGTGGTGACGACGACGGCGACGTTGATGATGAATGAGATAATATGGTgtgacgatgatgttgatgatgatgctgatgatagtggtggtgatgatgatgacgatgatgatgatgatggtgatgatgatggtgattatgatgatgatgatgatggtggtgatgatgatgatgatgatgatgatagtggtggtgatgatgatgatgatgacggtggtggtggtggtgttgatgattatgataatgatggtgatgaggatgttGGTTATGGTGGTAATAATGGTGATGCGAAGTGGTAGGCCTATTGCACGAGTAACATAAAATGACAGGTTAGTATAATATTaccataaaatcaaaatcattttataagAAATGACGCCATTTGAAATTACAACAATGCATAACTTGTCATCTACATGAATCTTTATcgtaaaaatcaaaagaagcATAGAAAGATAATATAAAGAATTGTCTCTATAGGCCCTATAATGATcatgtatatcattttcaaGTTATTTCACCGACGACAGATCAACAGCAAATTCATAgcacaaattttaaaaaaggagggaaaatatatttcaaacaggAACACACCTTCAACTTTGAGCGTGATATTTCTCGAAACCACCGTTCCGTTTGCACCCGTCACCTCACACGTGTACACGCCCTCCGCTTCAAGCCCCGCCCTCCTGAAGATGAGCGTCGAATTGCAATACTCCTGAGTCAAACCCATCCCCTCAGACCACGCCCATGGCAAGGGCTGACCGTCTTTCAACCAGCGCATGGAGCAGAAGTTCTCGGGGTAGCATACCAGGTCTTTGTATCGCCCTTCATCTGCGTGCTCTAACCGGGTGTACTCGTCTTGCTCAAAACCGACCAATCCGATATCAGAACCTATCAtttaagagaaagagagagagagagagagaaagagaaagagataataaaattaaaggtgaagtccacctcagaaaaatgttgatttaaatcaagagagaaaaatcagacaagcacaatgctgaaaatttcatcaaaatcggatgtaaaataagaaaattatgacattttaaagttttgcttatttttcacaaaatagttatacatgtaagtaGTATTGAATACATGGGCAAGTTATTATAAGCACAAAACTGCTTGGACCAATATCAGGCAGGAGAGAGGGCTACACGAAAACAGTGATAGCAAAATGATGTCACGAAATACAAGATATTGATACTTAGAAACTCAGTGGTCGAAAAAATAAATCGTGGCTAGAAGAAGTTAAAGTGCGTGCACGTGGATGAGTGCAGGTTATATAGTTATGTATAATTAGAAATATGAAACTGCTTCAACGGAggtttaaaaggaaaagagattcaattcaattcaattctgttttcatttccattcaaaacataatacaaagtgatataaagcaatacaaatcaagtacaattttatagaagggcattcttacttcgtaaaacagaaaaaaaacagtataatatagagcacaAATGGAAATGCAGATGCAGGGTGTTTGATATCATGTGGCAAGGCATTCCCAaatatctggggcccgttgcagaaagagttgcgtttaaacacaaacaaacaagatcgatcgcaagtcccaaatgtgcgctgttgattggttgaaaatcaagttggacatgattttttttacttgagtttaaactttaaacgcaactctttctgcaacggaccacTGGACCGTGGTGGCCTATCGTCATATGAGTAAATAATTTTCTAGGATTGATTGAATGGAGTTCTGTTGAATGTCGTGCTGGACATGAATATTTTTGCTGTAAATAAAAAGATTGCAAGATGGAATCAGAAGAAAATTGGTTGAAATGTTATGACCGCTTGATAATTTTCAGCGTTCTTAAGTTgtgaaataggcctatacatcatCAATATGTGCAGTGTAATGTGAATGTATACAGATATACGGAGTGCTTTATTTTAAAGATCGAGTATCATATCTATTCACTCTAAAGAAGGTTTATTGGGTAAAATGTTGGGTACAATTGGAACATGCATTGTTGGTTGGGTGAAACAAAACCAATATTCTCTAGATTTTACGCCGATGTTGGGTTGAAATAGCCCGATATGGAGTAAagaaaaaatacccagcaaacatgctcCCTTTGttcccaatattgggtaaaattttactcagtgtttttagagtgttctTACCTTATACTTCTATACGCCCATACTATGTTGCAGTAAGATAAGTGGGATAAAACGAGCAAATTGTAAAGGCTTTAATAATGACCTTTTTTTAGAGGGAGATGATAATATtctatataaaattcatatcCTTCTTGTTGCCAACATACACATTTCGTAAATGTGACTGTTCCAGGTTAAATTGGAGTCAATCCATACACCAAAATTTGATACGCTCCCCTTATTATAGATTATTCGTAATTAACCGCGCAGTCACGCGTCTTTATACAAGTGATAAGGCTttaataatgagttatcataATTTATACTAATCTTAACAGGATACGGGATATCGCTGTGAATAAAAACCTGGTATGAAGAATAAGACATTCAAATAGATATACACAGAAAGCAACATGACAAGATAAATACCACAAATcacaactgaaaaaaaactgattattgattttcaattcCGTTTTGACACAAAGTCACCTTTGCCttatttaacttttttaaaattcattcagATCGTAAAGAACtagaaaagaagagggaaaaagaagaaaaaagaagaggaagaaaaagaatgaaagaagaagGATATGAAttaggaggaggagaaaaagaagaagaaaacgaagaagaaagtgaaaaagaaggaggaggaggaggaggggaagaaatagaaaaaggaggaggagaagaaaaaggagaagaaaaagaagaagtggaagaagaaaaggaagaataataagaagaaagaagaggaggaataaGATggggagaaggaagaagaagaagaagaaaaagaacaagtCAAATATGATACGGTCTTTTTTTAACTCCgcattcagatttttttcagaCTACACGTACTTATGTTTTACCAGCGTTAAGAAATTATGACAGCTGTTAATAACATGAGCTAACATAAGAATTGATTGAATCTCCTTTCATTATAACAAAAAAGTGTGTAAGAAAAAGTGAGACGTGAGAAATTTGAGCGTGACTCGATTTCTTATATTTGCAGAATTTAATATCCTGTCCCAAGCAAGCACACACATCctaaattataaagaaaaaatatctttaaaaacatatttcgcTACAAATAGACTTTCATTTTTCAGGAATGTGAAATGCAATATCCAGGTTCGTATGGAACGTCAGGATATTActctgtatttatttatttttaaatcccTTTCTGATTCTCTTTGCGGAAGTTCTTACACACTCTTTAACGTGCCAGagatgaaatgaagaaattgtTGACTTTCATCGCTATTTTGGGATACATGTAAACCGCCATGATgcctatttatatatatacacgaGAAAATCCCGTGCACtctcagaaaagttttaaacaagtttgGTTCAAATATGCTgttgattaaaacaaattagCATGCAAAATTGAATGCATTTTCTTGAACCAACAGTGAGGTTGGTCGGATCGGATTTCAACCATCTGGTAGGTTGGTTAACAAATTTATAAGGGTGTGGGATTGCGGGAATGGGCACTTAAACCCCACTCATTTTACTTAGCAGGATACAGTATTAAATTTCCCAACGTAACCACCTTTCTAATTATCGAATGTTATTAAACAAGGGGGAAAACAATGGTAcattttgagcaaaaaaaaaagttaaggaTGCCAAACATCATGTATGGAGCAATATTTCTAAAAAGTCGCAAGCAAGCCACAAAAACTGaccctctttaaaaaaaaagttgtgataGACTTCAACGATTTATTATTTACCAAAAAAGTAacatcatatttcattattttctctatatcttttcttttctttttttatgatgatggaACTTTATTCGGGGCCAAGATCTCCCAAGTCCCCTCCAACCAGAAAACATAATATGCCGGACTTTATAAGGTTTAGTTTAATATACTCCGGTAGTGATTATAATCAAACACCGTATATATATTGGCTGATCCAAGGGATATCAAAATATGCCCTAATCTGTCTgagatttattatcattatgacaaCATTATACAATTGCTATaataacaatcatcatcattattattatcatcatcatcgtcatcattgattcatcaccatcatataaATGCCCcatttttaaggaattacctattattttcttgcttgacATCTGTTTGTAGAGAGCAATTACTCTCTTTCTGGAGTGAAAACCCTTATTTTTCTtatcaaaatgtaatttttccccttttcttttgtgaaatcctggatccgtccTTATTGGTCGCTACTAAGCACgtatatcattttgtttgtttgtgtatAGTACTTGTGAATTATTACGACACGCACCTATTAAAATCCAAAAACAACCATTCCGAGAAACAAACAAATACgtacaaagaaaaagaaatgaatatttaCAAAGTTATTATGGTAATGTGGGGGAGAAGTGTATACGTTGCAGACGTGATTACATCGGTGTAACACCATTCTATTTTCCTGTATAACCTCAAAGGATGTTGTGAAGTTCTATTTGggggcgattccatacgtgtcgtaccaTGCGTTtacgggacattttgacaacaattttagtttcctagccgaatgcttgagcaataaacTATTCTTTTCTTGTTAATGATAAAGCTACAGTAGGTAGTCTTGTGAAAAACTAATAAccaacacacaaaaaattgattatgggtaaattataggtgaaaatgttgtgtgtcgtacggggtgcagaaatgtcccgtacgacacgcaacGTTTAATAAGCTCTATCCACCTACGGACCACATATCTTTGTTGGTCGTCAGTGTTTTGCATGTCTACCCAGTGGTACTttaggccaagtaaaataagaaagtagttgatcgtcctcgcgcgcatcacttttggccgccgcatgaaaatttttgctatttactattttctaaaaaaaaaaaaaaaaaaaaaaaaaaaaaaaaaaaattgtgttgctTCTCGTCCTCGCcatcttccctttttaattgcagcatcaaCTTTCTTGTTATCaactatttttatggctgctgaataacgaaaaaattcacaagattactctgggatctctctcgcaacttcaaaaacaattgcaaagtccgatatcgccgtatttgcaagaaagaaaaaaattctgatttgtttttctattggattttgaagataccatcataaattagcgaggaaataaagtttgcaaactcggaaAAGATcgcggatttcttcatttttagtgcattttcggggaccccgcttactgaatctgaactaatccgtcGCATGCTCTTGAAATATGGCGCAGataaatcaattctaatgacgtaatttgtatttcagcggggttttttggtgagtgatagcaCCTGTACTTAGatgtgtgttacggtgattgTGTGCTTGTGACTCTGTTGGGAGAACTGCATGTGTGCTAGGAATAGGATgatgtgattgactgtgctggcgtgacatgtgaatttgtgaaatgcattgaattttctggcgagttttctaatgtcaggaggcaatgcatcgaatattcagtgagggatttaatattcaatatcaattttaaaaatgaataaaaattgagcagTAGTATTAAAACATTATGTAAACGAACAAGCACCCGAAAACTGCGATGCGAAACCATACCCAGAGCTAAAAAtgagattggctctggaaaattgaacaagactccatgacaataaaaaagaccccccatgcattttttttacccttacataaattaaaatgtttaaattattcacttgacatgaacattctgtttgacaacaatacagtaccagtatacatcagtaataatacatcaatcgattttattttccatagatttccaatcaatcgtagatatatacatatataataatatgtatatatatatttctaatcatttattattactattgagcATACATCGATCACATAAttcgagcttgacatggcctgacaatcatttgaataaaaatagcaaaaaaaatagtaaatagtaaggacctccctcatcactgatgtCACAAATCGGACCGAGAAAATGCCTCcgtgttcttaaaaaaaatagtaagatagcaaatagcaaggacctccctcatcaccgctctcaaaaaacccggacgatcaactactatctttttttacttggccttaaTACTACAAAGCAAATTGAAGTTCTTCGTTCGTTTGGAcaggttaaaaaaaagttgtgaaaatggctgatttatCTAGCGCGGAATCGCCCTTAGGTATATATCCCATGCCTACACACTGACACGTCAAAGTACACTAATGTTAAACGCGGTTTCgtaatgaagtttttttttattgaaaaagtaaaaaaaaaagtagagaaaaattatgacaatgatatattttgtctgttttatttttatttctgcgttcaaaatatattatcaaaaatatttacattatttgtaaTATACAACATAATTCATAATGCATACAATTTAAACATAATgcataattag contains:
- the LOC121430054 gene encoding uncharacterized protein LOC121430054 is translated as MFYSICFAAVLLGFASSASIQSALWEIHSCPSDKRSCINGSDIGLVGFEQDEYTRLEHADEGRYKDLVCYPENFCSMRWLKDGQPLPWAWSEGMGLTQEYCNSTLIFRRAGLEAEGVYTCEVTGANGTVVSRNITLKVEAAPPPPPPIVVAGDLCANHTAELGSDVTFRCEIYVGEKAVASSYSYWTMEYLGEWDFPDYVSEDLEGVVIHEINTRSERPGYLMSELQIVNASRETFVRYQLHASTPSQNSVTNFHLGLASSQELASAHLSNDTNGNQQPHHNWNKTLPSCRDESLRWWKTFGIVVICLLVIVVVLIVLTAVAAFFYKRRLILADMKTPYEYHKQLDLKATVT